The DNA window CTGTCGGTGGTGCTGCTGACCGCGCTGGGGGTGGCGGAGCCCGCGATCCGGGCCGACTACCTGCGGCACAACGAGCTGACGGAGAGCCTGCGCGAGGTGCTGCTGGCGGCGATGACGCGGCGGCGGCCGGACCTCGACCCGGCGGTGGCCCGGCCGCTGCTGGAGGTGCGCCCGCAGTACCTGGACGCCGCCTACGACGAGGTGCGCCGGGCGCACGGGTCGTTCGAGGTGTACCTGCGCGACGGTCTGGGGGTGACCGACGAGGTGCGGGCCGCGCTGCGGGAGCAGTTGCTGGAGTAGCGGCTCACCCGGCCAGCTCGTGCCGGGCGTCCCAGACCCGGGCGGAGACGTGCGCGATGAGCCGGCAGGCGTCGTCCTCCACCTGCTCGCCGTCCGCGCCGCCGTCGGCCAGGTCGGTGGTGGTGCAGACCACGATCTGGTACGGCGGCGCGTCGTCCGGGAACACCACGCCGGCGCCGTGGCGGACGCCGCGGACCCAGCCGTTCTTGTGCGCGACGCGGGTGCGGTCGGGCAGCCCGGCGGCCAGGTCCTCGCGGTGTTCCTGGGCGACGAGCACGTCGAGCATGGCGGCGCACCCGGCCGGCGAGGCCAGCGGGCCGGGCCGGGTGGCGCCCAGCGCCAGCTCACCGAGCAGGTTGGCGAGGTCGGCGGCGGTGACCAGGTTGTCGATGCCGGCGTCGCGGGCGGCGAAGTCCTCGATGCCGCGACCGGTGACGCTGTGCCGCGCGCCGCCCAGCTCCCAGGCCCGCGCCACGGCCGGCAGCCCGACCTGGCCGATGCAGAGGTTCGTGGCGAGGTTGCTGGATCGGATGATCATGCGTTCGGCGAGCCAGCGCAGCGGCGCGACGCCGTCCACGGCGTCCCAGACCGCCTCGTCGTTGTCGTAGTCACGGTTGTTGGTGAAGCGGGGCGCGCCGGTCAGCGCGGAGTCGAAGGAGTTGCGCACCGGCACCGGCGCGTCCAGGTCGAGCCGGCCCTCCTCGGCGGCGCGGTGCAACGCCACCAGCACGGCGACCTTCATGGTGCTCGCCGCGTAGTGGGTGGCGTCGGCCCGCCGGGTCCAGGTGGGGCGGGCGCCGGGACGTCCCACGTACGCGGAGACGGTGCCGGGCACCTGATCCAGGTGCGCGTCGAGTTCGGCCCAGGTCATGCAGGTGACCGTAGCGGATCTTCCCGGCCGGCGCGGGGCTGCGGCGGCTCCGGGCCCGGGGCTAGCGTGCGGTGATGACGACTCCCCTGTAAGACGAGATCGCCGACTGGTACGAGGAGTACGCGACGTTCGGTTCGGCGACCTACATGGACCGGGTCCGGTCGGTGCTGGCGGGCCTGCTGGGCGACGGCCCGGGGCGGTGCCTGGCACCTGCCCCTGGCCGACCTGCTCACCGCCGTCACCGCCGCCGGCCTGGTCCTCGACCGCGTGGTCGAGTCCGGCTCCGGCCCGATTCCCGACGTCCTGGCCTTCGCGGCCACCAAACCCGCGTGACCCACCCCGGAGCCCGGTCCGCCGAGGGCGGGCCGGCTCCGGGGTGGAGCGGGGTGGGTCAGCCGGCGTGCTTGCGGCGGGCGGCCATCCGGCCGCGCTGGGTCTGGTCCAGCACCACCTTGCGGATGCGCACCGCGACCGGGGTGACCTCGACGCACTCGTCCTCGCGGCAGAACTCGAGGGCCTGCTCCAGCGACAGCTTGCGCGGCGGGATCAGCTTCTCGGTCTCGTCGGAGGTCGACGCCCGCATGTTGGTGAGCTTCTTCTCCTTGGTGATGTTGACGTCCATGTCGTCGGAGCGCGAGTTCTCCCCGACGATCATGCCCTCGT is part of the Micromonospora sp. WMMD980 genome and encodes:
- a CDS encoding serine hydrolase, coding for MTWAELDAHLDQVPGTVSAYVGRPGARPTWTRRADATHYAASTMKVAVLVALHRAAEEGRLDLDAPVPVRNSFDSALTGAPRFTNNRDYDNDEAVWDAVDGVAPLRWLAERMIIRSSNLATNLCIGQVGLPAVARAWELGGARHSVTGRGIEDFAARDAGIDNLVTAADLANLLGELALGATRPGPLASPAGCAAMLDVLVAQEHREDLAAGLPDRTRVAHKNGWVRGVRHGAGVVFPDDAPPYQIVVCTTTDLADGGADGEQVEDDACRLIAHVSARVWDARHELAG